One Dioscorea cayenensis subsp. rotundata cultivar TDr96_F1 chromosome 17, TDr96_F1_v2_PseudoChromosome.rev07_lg8_w22 25.fasta, whole genome shotgun sequence DNA window includes the following coding sequences:
- the LOC120280191 gene encoding uncharacterized protein LOC120280191 translates to MPLYDCLLMMKQPLTRVAMEDLVGRVVRRVYQRNGVITDIKSFGTVKLGYGIKKLDGRHYEGQLMQMTFMVPPAFPKELHYLNKEDQLLRWLVVKHRNTGYGLEFVNEYDGKDEISLFRTGGLYSRKDDDEDDEDDDDDDEDNNEGDEGNN, encoded by the exons ATGCCGCTATACGATTGCTTGCTGATGATGAAGCAGCCATTGACGAGGGTTGCGATGGAGGATCTGGTGGGGCGTGTGGTGAGGCGGGTCTACCAGCGCAATGGCGTCATCACAGATATCAAGTCCTTTGGCACTGTTAAACTTGGCTATGGGATCAAGAAGCTGGATGGACGCCATTACGAg GGCCAACTCATGCAGATGACCTTTATGGTTCCTCCTGCCTTTCCCAAGGAACTTCATTATCTTAACAAGGAAGACCAGTTGTTGCGCTGGCTCGTGGTGAAACACAGGAACACAGGATATGGATTAGAGTTCGTCAATGAATACGACGGAAAGGATGAGATAAGTCTGTTCCGGACAGGTGGTTTATACAGCAGgaaagatgatgatgaggacgatgaagatgatgatgatgatgatgaagacaaCAATGAAGGTGATGAAGGAAATAACTAA
- the LOC120280998 gene encoding uncharacterized protein LOC120280998, with protein sequence MGSKGTEVYFVFMNFDPEYERLQKNRSKQGKEELDLYLNNKHDKLLAKLFQPNTYNKRSSLAIVDGFAVEMTQAQAAILKGTEEVRIVEKNQELA encoded by the exons ATGGGAAGCAAGGGGACcgaagtatacttcgtattcaTGAACTTTGATCCCGAGTATGAGCGGCTCCAAAAAAATCG ATCAAAGCAAGGAAAAGAAGAGCTTGATTTATACTTGAACAACAAGCATGACAAGTTGCTTGCTAAGCTCTTCCAACCAAATACTTACAACAAGAGATCATCTTTGGCCATTGTTGATGGTTTTGCAGTTGAAATGACACAAGCTCAG GCGGCTATTCTTAAAGGGACAGAGGAAGTGAGAATTGTAGAGAAGAATCAAGAGCTTGCTTGA